The following coding sequences lie in one Spirosoma sp. KUDC1026 genomic window:
- a CDS encoding sigma-70 family RNA polymerase sigma factor, giving the protein MNTFPNDPNATEPRATGPVPVGPEHTRSDRTITDPVERDLVARCLFDGPLADRRLAQRQLFERYKRAMFTTAYRILNDYDHANDVLQDAFVDVFRSLGQFRFQSTLGAWIKIIVVRQALRKQQLEGRFLTLDETMHDQPAPWRDTITGAELDAAIRTLPDGARTIFLLVEVEGYAHKEVAELLGVSEGTSKSQVSYAKKLLRKRLS; this is encoded by the coding sequence TTGAACACCTTTCCTAACGATCCTAACGCAACCGAGCCAAGAGCCACAGGCCCGGTTCCTGTCGGGCCTGAGCATACCCGGTCAGACAGGACAATAACGGACCCTGTTGAGCGGGATCTGGTAGCGCGATGCCTGTTTGACGGACCGCTGGCTGATCGACGCCTGGCGCAGCGACAGCTGTTTGAGCGCTACAAGCGGGCTATGTTCACGACGGCCTATCGGATTCTGAACGATTACGACCATGCCAACGACGTATTACAGGATGCTTTTGTGGATGTATTTCGGTCCTTAGGGCAGTTTCGGTTTCAATCTACGCTGGGCGCCTGGATCAAAATTATTGTGGTTCGCCAGGCACTTCGGAAACAGCAGCTGGAAGGTCGTTTTCTGACGCTGGATGAAACCATGCACGATCAGCCTGCACCCTGGCGGGATACAATTACGGGGGCTGAGCTTGATGCCGCCATACGAACCCTGCCCGATGGCGCCCGAACAATTTTCCTGCTGGTGGAGGTAGAAGGCTATGCGCATAAAGAAGTGGCCGAGCTGCTCGGCGTTTCAGAGGGAACATCGAAGTCGCAGGTGAGCTACGCCAAAAAACTATTAAGAAAACGCCTGTCATGA
- the prmA gene encoding 50S ribosomal protein L11 methyltransferase yields the protein MNYIELRVQISPDYTDILMAELAELGFESFVETDEGLNAYIIESDFDASALQELVAKYEPQTAIVYEVSSLEKRNWNAEWERDYEPIEVADQVRVRASFHQPEARFRYDIVINPKMSFGTGHHETTAMMMEQQLAFDFAGKTVLDVGSGTGILAILAAKMGATSVVAFDIEEWAVENARENAELNDCPQVTVFQGTIADVDPVERYDIVLANINRNVLLEEIPIYTSLMPQTGKLVVSGFYEHDAPDIEQKAHESGLTTIKQLGKNQWTSLAFSK from the coding sequence ATGAATTACATCGAACTACGAGTACAAATTTCTCCTGACTACACGGATATTTTAATGGCCGAGCTGGCTGAGCTTGGTTTTGAGTCGTTTGTCGAAACCGACGAGGGCCTCAATGCGTACATCATCGAATCAGATTTTGATGCGTCGGCTCTCCAGGAATTAGTGGCTAAATACGAACCGCAAACTGCAATAGTCTATGAAGTGAGTTCGTTAGAAAAACGAAACTGGAATGCTGAGTGGGAACGGGATTATGAGCCGATAGAAGTAGCTGACCAGGTTCGGGTCCGGGCCTCCTTTCATCAACCGGAGGCCCGGTTTCGTTATGACATTGTCATCAACCCGAAAATGTCGTTCGGAACAGGTCATCACGAAACAACGGCTATGATGATGGAACAGCAGCTTGCCTTTGATTTTGCCGGCAAAACCGTGCTGGACGTTGGCAGCGGCACCGGCATTTTGGCCATTCTGGCGGCAAAAATGGGGGCTACGTCGGTCGTTGCCTTTGATATCGAAGAATGGGCGGTGGAAAATGCGCGGGAAAACGCCGAACTGAATGATTGTCCGCAGGTTACGGTCTTTCAGGGAACGATCGCTGATGTTGATCCCGTTGAGCGTTATGACATTGTGCTGGCTAACATTAACCGGAACGTCCTGCTGGAAGAAATCCCCATCTACACCAGCCTGATGCCACAAACCGGAAAACTGGTAGTAAGTGGTTTTTACGAACACGACGCACCCGATATTGAACAAAAAGCCCACGAATCGGGGCTGACAACAATCAAACAGCTCGGTAAAAATCAGTGGACCTCGCTGGCGTTTTCTAAATAG